The following DNA comes from Candidatus Binataceae bacterium.
CGGTGCAGGGATGGATACGTTCGCGTACCGCCAGCCGAGCTGGGCTGCAAAACTTCGTATCTTCGAGGTCGACCACCCGGAGAGTCAGAAGGTCAAGCGCGAATACCTGGCTAAGCGCGGGATAGCCGTCCCGGCCAATGTGGAGTTCTGCCCGATTGACTTCGAGCGGGCGTCGTTGACGGAGGGCCTCGCCACATCCTCTCTGGATCATCGAGCGCTTACCTTCTTTTCGTGGCTCGGCGTTACCCAGTATTTGACCAAACGAGCCATAGACTCTACCTTGCAGTTCGTTTTGTCGATGCCGAAACGGAGCACAATCATCATTGAGTTTATACTTCCTCCTGACTCATGGACTCCGGAAGAAACGGCTTTTCTCCAAGCTGTTCTGAAGTTAGCCGCTGAGGCCGGTGAACCATGGCTAACCTACTTCACACCCGACGCGATATCGCAGCACCTGATCGGGCTCGGGTTCTCCCGCGTCTCCCATCTCACTCCCGACGATGCGGCAGCGCGATATTTTATGAATCGACAGGATGGACTAAGGTCGCCGGATTATGTGAGGCTCCTCCAAGCCGACGTGTAGGTTCCGACGCCGCTCGGCCCCGATTTGAACTTTGTAGGGGTCGCGGTCTCGATTGACGTCGCGCGTAACACACTGGTTGAGACGCCGGTAAAAGCATCCACGGACATCAAAGGAAATGCGGACTAACAACGCATACGAGATGGTAATCGGGCTGGAAGTCCATGCCCACATGCTCACGCGCTCCAAGCTGTTCTGCGGATGCGCGACGGATTTCGGCGCGCCACCCAATCATAACGTCTGCCCGGTGTGCATGGCGATGCCGGGAGTGCTGCCGGTGCTCAATCGCCACGTTCTCGAACTGGCTATTCGCACGGGCCTTGCTGCACACTGCAAAATCGAGCCACACTCGGTGTTCGCGCGCAAAAGCTATTTCTATCCCGACCTGCCCAAGGGCTATCAGATTAGTCAGTACGATCAACCGCTATGCAGCGGCGGCTATATAGAGCTGCCGGCGCACGCCAGCGGAGAGCCGAAACGCATCCGGCTCGTGCGAATCCATCTGGAAGAGGACGCCGGCAAGAACATCCATGCGGAGAACGCGAGCCTGGTGGATTTCAACCGCTCGGGCGTGCCGCTGATGGAGATCGTCAGCGAGCCGGATATCCGCTCGCCCGAAGAGGCGGTTGACTATCTGCGCGAGCTGCGCGCGATCCTCGTCGCCGTCGGCGCTTCCGATGGCAAGATGGAAGAAGGAAGTCTGCGATGCGACGTCAATGTCTCGGTGCGTCCGCGCGGGACTGCGGAGTTAGGCGCCAGGACCGAAATAAAGAATCTCAACTCCTTTCGCTTCGTGGAGAAGGCGATCGCATATGAAGTCAATCGCCAGATCGAAGAACTGAGCGCCGGGCGCCCTATCGCCCAGGAGACTCATCTGTGGGACTCCGAGCGAGAAGTGACGCGCCCGATGCGCTCGAAGGAGTTCGCCAACGACTATCGCTACTTTCCCGAACCCGACCTGCCGCCGCTCGTCGTGCCGCCGGACCTGGTCGAGGAAGTCCACGCGGCGATGCCCGAACTGCCGGCTGAGCGCCGGGCGCGCTATGTACGGGATTTTAACCTCAGCGCGTACGAGGCCGGCGTAATAACGAGCGATGGCGAGGTGGCTAGCTACTTCGAGGAGGTGTTGGAGCAACTCCGGGGTAGCGAGCTGACGGAAGCTGGCTTCGAACGTATGAATGCTACGAAACTCGCAACCAATTGGGTTATGACCGAAGTGTTGCGTGCGGTCCGCGAGTCAGGAAAGGGACTAAAAGAGGCCGTCCCGCCAGCCGAGGGAACCGCCCGCTTGTTGGTGATGGTTCTTATGGGAAGCTTGAGCTTGAACGCCGCAAAAAATGCATTTTCGAAGTGGTGCGAGACAGGTCAGCGCGAGCCGAAAACCTTCTACAGCAAGAACAGCGTTGCAGCCAAACTGGCGGAGATTCAAGAACAGATGGCGCAAGTGTCCGACGAGGCCGCGATCGCCGAGGCGTGCGATAAGGTGCTCGCGGCCGAGGGCGCAAAACTCACCGAATACCGCGCCGGGCGCGACAAGCTGTACGGATTTTTCGTCGGCGCGGTGATGAAAGCGATGGGCGGGAAGGCGAATCCCAAGGTGGTCAACGAGGTCCTGCGCCGCAAGCTCGCCGGATAGTCCGTCGCACGATTCGCGAATAGAACGGGCATGCGCCGCGATCGCGGCGCGTGCCCGTTTCATCCGTTCTCGGACCGCGGCCGCTCAGCCCTTGGGCAGGCCAAGCTGGCGCTCGCCGATGATGTTGCGCTGGATCTCGCTCGTGCCGCCCGCGATCGTGTACTGGCGCGAGCTGAGCAGCCGGTTGAGCCAGCGCGGCGCGTCGGGCACTTCACCCATCGGCTCGCTCAGCAGCGCGTGATGGCCCAGGAGCTCGCTTGCGAAGCGCGCGATCGCGACCCCCAGCTCCGAGCCGGCGAGCTTCAACACCGAGCCCTCGGGTCCGGGCTGCAGGCCCCTCAGCCGCCGCGTTAGCGAGCGCAGCCGCGTGTACTTGAGCGCCTCGCATTCGGTCATGAACTCGGCCAGGCGCTGGCGCACCCACTCCTGCTCCCACGCCGGCCGGCCGTCGATTTTCACCGCATGCGCCAGTTCCGCGAGCCGGCGCACCTGGGACGAATGGCCGCCGCCGCTCGCCATCCCGCGCTCGAAGCCGAGCGTGGTCATCGCGACCTTCCATCCTTCGTTCTGCGGCCCGACCAGGTTCTGTTTGGGTACCTGGACGTTGTCGAAGAAGACCTCATTGAAGTGGCGATGGCCGTTCATCAGGACCAGCGGCCGCACCTCGACGCCGGGGCTCTTCATGTCAACCAGCAGATAGCTGATGCCCTTGTGCTTGGGCGCCTCCGGGTCGGTGCGCACGAGCATGAAAATGCGATCGGCGTACTGCGCGCCGGAGGTCCACACCTTCTGGCCGTTGACCACGAAGTAGTCGCCATGGTCCGCAGCGCGGGTCTGCAGTCCGGCGAGGTCGGAGCCCGCGCCGGGCTCCGAGTAACCCTGGCACCAGATGTCCTCGGCGCTCAAGATGCGCGGGATGTAGTATTTCTTCTGCTCGTCGCTGCCCCAGTACATCATGGTCGGCCCGAGCAGCTGCAGGCCGGAGTAGCCCGGCAGCACAGGCGCGCGGGCGCGCGAGTATTCTTCGTCGAAGATGATCTGCTCCATCAGCGGCGCAGCGCGTCCGCCGTATTCCTTGGGCCAGGCAAGGCCCGCGTAACCGGCGGCGTTGACCTTGGCCTGCCAATGGCGGCGCTTCTCGAAGATCTCCCGCGTGGGCGCGATCCGCTCGTCCATCGCGTCGTCAACGCACAGCTCGGGCGGCAGATTGGTGCGCAGCCACGCGCGGACCTCCTTGCGGAAGGCCTCCTGTTCGGGTGTGTATTCGAAATCCATCCTATAGCCTCGCCGGATCGCCTCTCAGTTGAGATTGAAAGCGCGCACCGCATTGTCCCACAGGATCTTGCGCCTGCTCGCCTGATCGATCGGCTGACGCAGCATCGCTTCGATACCCCACGGGAAAGTTCCGTCGGGATGCGGGTAGTCGGTGTCCCAGAGAAAATTGTCGTCGCCGATCAGTTCGACCGCCGCCTTCATCGTCGGCTCGTCGCCGCGAAACGCCACCCAGAAGTTGTGCTTGAAGTATTCGGTCGGCGGCTTGGTCAGATACTCATGTTCGGCATTCCCGCCGTACTTCCAATGCTGCTCCATCCGCTGCAGCCAGTACGGCACCCACCCGCCGTCCGCCTCGACGTGGACCACCTTGAGCTTCGGCAGCTTCTCCAGCACGCCGTACCAGATGAGCCCGGCCATCGCCGCCATAGCCTCGAACGGATGGGACAGGATGTGGCCGCTCACGTGGGTGTTCATCCGGTCGCCGAACGATGGCACCGACGAGGACGCCGAATCGTGAGTCGAAATCGGAAGGCCGAGGCGTTCGACCTCGGTCCACAGCGG
Coding sequences within:
- a CDS encoding class I SAM-dependent methyltransferase; its protein translation is MAQRKPSRTMLGAAIFRAVHQVLDADPKILDDPLAVGLVEGSSREEILAAPPDSLFRPPTWFRSIFVLRSRYTEDSLQEAVANGIAQYVLLGAGMDTFAYRQPSWAAKLRIFEVDHPESQKVKREYLAKRGIAVPANVEFCPIDFERASLTEGLATSSLDHRALTFFSWLGVTQYLTKRAIDSTLQFVLSMPKRSTIIIEFILPPDSWTPEETAFLQAVLKLAAEAGEPWLTYFTPDAISQHLIGLGFSRVSHLTPDDAAARYFMNRQDGLRSPDYVRLLQADV
- the gatB gene encoding Asp-tRNA(Asn)/Glu-tRNA(Gln) amidotransferase subunit GatB, translating into MRTNNAYEMVIGLEVHAHMLTRSKLFCGCATDFGAPPNHNVCPVCMAMPGVLPVLNRHVLELAIRTGLAAHCKIEPHSVFARKSYFYPDLPKGYQISQYDQPLCSGGYIELPAHASGEPKRIRLVRIHLEEDAGKNIHAENASLVDFNRSGVPLMEIVSEPDIRSPEEAVDYLRELRAILVAVGASDGKMEEGSLRCDVNVSVRPRGTAELGARTEIKNLNSFRFVEKAIAYEVNRQIEELSAGRPIAQETHLWDSEREVTRPMRSKEFANDYRYFPEPDLPPLVVPPDLVEEVHAAMPELPAERRARYVRDFNLSAYEAGVITSDGEVASYFEEVLEQLRGSELTEAGFERMNATKLATNWVMTEVLRAVRESGKGLKEAVPPAEGTARLLVMVLMGSLSLNAAKNAFSKWCETGQREPKTFYSKNSVAAKLAEIQEQMAQVSDEAAIAEACDKVLAAEGAKLTEYRAGRDKLYGFFVGAVMKAMGGKANPKVVNEVLRRKLAG
- a CDS encoding acyl-CoA dehydrogenase is translated as MDFEYTPEQEAFRKEVRAWLRTNLPPELCVDDAMDERIAPTREIFEKRRHWQAKVNAAGYAGLAWPKEYGGRAAPLMEQIIFDEEYSRARAPVLPGYSGLQLLGPTMMYWGSDEQKKYYIPRILSAEDIWCQGYSEPGAGSDLAGLQTRAADHGDYFVVNGQKVWTSGAQYADRIFMLVRTDPEAPKHKGISYLLVDMKSPGVEVRPLVLMNGHRHFNEVFFDNVQVPKQNLVGPQNEGWKVAMTTLGFERGMASGGGHSSQVRRLAELAHAVKIDGRPAWEQEWVRQRLAEFMTECEALKYTRLRSLTRRLRGLQPGPEGSVLKLAGSELGVAIARFASELLGHHALLSEPMGEVPDAPRWLNRLLSSRQYTIAGGTSEIQRNIIGERQLGLPKG